tttatttaattccaaaaataaaatgaaataaatgaataaatttggtattttctaactgatcttatattcatatttcttatagttaaataaattttttatttatttttctttatttccaaaaataaaagaaaataaataaataatttttttttttttgtcttgtcatctaaggattgcACACTTTTAAAGTACACATTCCTCTATTACACACTCATCTTacgcactttatttaactcgcacATAATAATTCGAATATTTATCTCACTAAtgatgtttaaaagaaaattttgtttttccatcttccactattttttgaaacaaaccaatgaaaacatggttaTCCTACTTATGGTTAGACATTGAGTAGGGGGTATATGGAATTTGAGTCACTGTACAAGATaagtgtacatgacaaatatactaactgaacaagggtgtacaagactattatttgtgaagaattttaagtgattcagaaaaacttatttgtttattctccTTAACCGATGATAAATGACATTCCTTACACACATTGGTTAAACATAtattcatctcatgcactttatctaacttgtatatgaTCATTTGAATATGTACCTCACTTATAatgattgtaaaataaaattatacaaaaattttcttctttttaaaaaccaaaccaatgcaaacatggttaaccgacCTATTGTCATatattcatgagatgatgtatgaaatttgagttattgtacaaaggtattatactaactgtacaagacaaatttactaattgtataaggatgtacaagactactttttattaaggatttcaaataattttgaaaaactttcccatttttttccactcaaagattttttttccccactcaaattctctcactcaagaattgtttcgaattttatttttaaatttcatcgtcaaaattttgtaattgcatattttgtttttatagttttagtaatgttctttctttccaccttttttttttcttatgaaattttatccaaatgaatttatatttaaaattataatcatatttaaattatttttatatatttccttaaactcattttactcgTTGCTCTATATTCtaacaagattaaataatttaaaaatatataaatctcaaattaattttaattatatttaattttttttttatatattttctatggtaaaaccaaacataagaaaattatttttcttaatttttttttcttttcccaatatttttttgtaaccAAACATATTCTTAAATTTTGGTGTTATGGTCATCTAGAGGTATGGAATAGCAATGAGATATCCTACTAGTTTGCTTTGTTGCTTTCACTCCACCCACCTTACAAGACAATGTTTGGCATCGTCTTTTtgctattattttatttttttcatcagtCAATTATAgtgtttattatatttaaaaaaattatccgttcaccctctcttttctctcctatctcctctctcctaggtggcaaaaactaccatatatttgtaataacttcttctactacaatattttaagcataacttttttaaattaccgtactattgagaaaaacccctatttcctttgcttttctttCGTTTTCTCATCAGTCAATTAGGTCCACCACCATCAATGATTCCTTTAGATCTTTTgcatttttgtaattttcctttttttttcacacaCTATCAAAGTAAGGATGTGGGGAGCGCATGTGAtgccatttttcctttttttttttttttaattatctatttttaatttatctttcattttaaatttatattatcattttattttatattgtccttttatttttaattacttttcatatttatctcattaatcctctttttaaaaattattatcacttcactcttaattttttttttaaatttatcctttcaattttatttaattttaaatgtttttattttaaaatattaaaaatataatttgacgcaaaaaattgctacaatataaaaaattatggaagttataatatttataaattaaaattaatttgataagataaattgttaataattttaatcgtttaaataaattaatgttaatagaaaaagttcttactacatatttttaataaaattttaaaaattaaatctcaaaaaaaatgttttatataaattaatttaatttttcatttaaaatgtaataaaacatattttaataaagtattttaaaaattttaaaataaatgaatataaatgtattaaataaatttaagctaattttttttcataaaaatttgataaatgttatcttattacacttacaaaataactttaatacacaaaatatttcatatttatccgATATAATGGTGTTTACGGAACCAAGGCAATTTGAGCCCCTACACTCAAGCTCAAACTTGCGCTTGACCATTGCTGATTAAATgtacatactatatatatatatattaaattaatcagaaaaaattattataaattaattaattttagttattatgcttttatataataattacatataaaataaatttaaatttttgaataaaattatcaaaattttaaaataaaaatacttatacaaattatcattattttttttttatcattaaatatatccaaaataGATTAATATGCATAAAGTATGTTttcaagttataaaaattattattaaatatcacaacggtacatatatcatcatttattttatatcatttaatataattgaattaaatggatcataattttaatattaaatatattttaaaattagacatattacaatcaaatagaaataatatttgatgtaatttaataataaatgtacacttataaaattcatattttttattgatgcatatgatattattatcaaatatgataaattatattacacatatatcaaattctttaacaaaacaactttaaaatgtttattatacttttaattacatttgtatgaggtttttcttatatttctattaattttgatcaattttagttctatcgatattttttttcaaaatatctgcCATATATCTACAATATattcgatatatccataaaatcgaagtaccgatatatccgtgattactatattttcatccttacttTTAGGTTCATTGAACTTTAAGTGCACTAATTCAACATGTCTATCTTTCTTtggatctttttatttttatttatttatttttgttttgtattattCCAATTGTGGTTCtcaaaatagttaaaaaaaatgtttttgaaaattattttatgatattttataaaacaagacTATGAGAAGATGAAGTATTCTTCactaattttctatattttaaaaataatttttatctagattattttattttttatatctatataattacttttttaaaataagtaaaaataactaaaaggaTATGATCTAAAtataccttattttttatttttaaaaacaaaaattatattttattttctaattactaaatatatttttcatttttttttaaaggataaaagaccattttacaaaacaatgataaaaaatgaccTTAATTACCACTAGGTGAGTTAAGGATGACAATGAGACGGCTTCGGAATGAGTCGGTCCCATCCCAATTCCgccctatttattcaaaatttcttatatCTGTcccatttaacttttttgaattttttttaatttttaaaaattattttaattacattaaaataaataataaaattattatattttttataatttattttattgaaaattattattattattatttattaaaaataagaaaataaaaattaaattaatttaattttaaaaatataattttatatataatcagagTGGGACGGGACAAACCAATACCTGAACCCACCTCCATCCGAGGTTTAAAAAAAAGTCTCAAACCCTTCCCAAGctagtttatttaaaatttaaaaacgtCCATTAGAGACGGGTTGACAAAGGGATTTTGAACTCAAAGTTCAAACATGAAAACCCGAATTATTCtcgaaattttttataatgattttaaattttccaaCCTATTAATGGTTCTCTTGCTTTGATGATCTCAATATTCGAAAGTTACTGAATTTCAAaagaatgtgaaaataaaattattaatgggtcttatttttttttctttttcttcatttttacacatatctcaatttaaaaaaaaaaaattatgtaaccATCCAAAGTTTTAATCACCATATAGAAaacaacaattttcataatttgataaaaaaactcCCAAATAATGAATCataatattagtttataatataatatagatatatatatatatatatattataactaTGTGcaataatgaatcaaataacccaaaggaaagcaaaagcaacaacaacaacattcggtatttttctttttcatctatGTGcaataatgaatcaaataataatattattaataataaattttataatattaggaATGATAATgttataaacaaatatttgtgTGTATATGTctactaataataatactagaagaagaaagaagagatGCGtcgatgaaaaagaaaaataccgaATGTTGTCGTTGTTGGGAAAGCGCCATCCATCTTCCACTTGCTTTTGCCTTGGGGAAAGCGCATCCACCTCACActtgcttttccttttctttttctcacccCCAATAATGATTCCTCCAAGCATTCTGCAGTGTGGTAATCCAAACCCAGTCTTTTGCACTTTGGTGGTATCGCGGTAACAGAAACCAATCCTCTGAATTCCTATTGCAAAGCAACAGTCGACACAGATATGGCGGACGCTCTCCTCTCTGCTTCGCTTCAAGTTCTATTCCAAAGGTTGGCTTCTCCAGAGCTCATAAACTTCATTCGGCGACGGAACCTTAGCGATGAACTCCTCAACGAGTTGAAGAGGAAACTCGTGGTTGTTCTCAATGTGCTCGATGATGCGGAGGTGAAGCAATTTTCAAACCCAAATGTCAAAGAGTGGCTCGTCCATGTCAAGGGTGCTGTGTATGATGCGGAAGACCTGTTGGACGAGATTGCTACCGACGCTTTGCGTTGCAAGATGGAAGCTGCTGGCTCCCAAACCGGCGGAACTCTTAAGGCGTGGAAATGGAACAAGTTCTCTGCTTGTGTGAAGGCTCCATTTGCTATCAAAAGCATGGAGTACGGGGTCAGGGGCACGATTGATCAACTGGAAAAAATCGCAGGAGAAATAGTTGGGTTGGGGCTGGCAGAAGGTGGGGGCGAGAAACGGTCACCAAGACCAAGATCACGAATGTCCACTTCTTTGGAGGATGACTCCATTGTTGTCGGCAGGGATGAAATTCAGAAGGAGATGATGGAGTGGTTGCTTTCTGACAATACAACAGGCGGCAAAATGGGGGTGATGTCCATAGTGGGCATGGGCGGCAGCGGCAAGACCACGCTTGCTCGGCTTCTCTATAACGATGAGGGAGTGAAGGAACACTTCGACTTGAAAGCATGGGTCTGTGTTTCCACTGAGTTTCTCCTTATCAAACTCACCAAAACCATTCTTGAGGAAATTCGTTCTCCGCCTACTTCCGCTGACAACCTAAATTTGCTTCAGCTTCAACTCAAAGAGGAACTTAGTAACAAGAAATTTCTGCTTGTCCTTGATGACGTCTGGAATTTAAAGCCTCGTGATGAAGGTTATATGGAGCTTAGCGATCGTGAAGGTTGGAATATTCTACGAACTCCACTCCTCGCTGCAGCAGAGGGAAGTAAGATTGTCATGACCAGTCGTGATCAATCTGTTGCAACAACCATGCGAGCAGTCCCTACTCATCATCTTGGGAAATTAAGCTCTGAAGATAGTTGGTCCCTGTTTAAAAAGCATGCATTTGAAGATAGAGACCCCAACGCATACCTTGAGCTTGAACGCATAGGCAGACAGATTGTGGACAAGTGCCAAGGATTACCTTTGGCTGTGAAAGCACTCGGCTGTCTCTTGTATTCTAAGGTCGAAAAAAGGGAATGGGACGATGTGTTGAAAAGTGAAATATGGCATCCGCAGAGTGGCTCCGAAATTCTTCCGTCTTTGATATTAAGCTACCATCATCTTTCTCTACCTCTGAAGCATTGTTTTGCTTATTGTTCTATTTTTCCCCAGGACCACCAATTCTACAAAGAGAAGCTGATTTTATTATGGATGGCAGAAGGTCTTTTACACCCACAACAAAACGAAGGAACGAGAATGGAAGAGATAGGTGAGTCATATTTTGATGAACTTCTCGCCAAGTCATTCTTTCAAAAATCTATTGGAAGAAAAGGATTATGCTTTGTAATGCATGATCTAATACATGAATTGGCTCAACACGTGTCTGGAGATTTTTGTGCTCGAGTGGAAGATGATGTTAAGTTACCAAAAGTATCTGAGAAGGCTCACCACTTTGTGTactttaaaagtgattttactGAGTTGGTTGCATTTAAGAATTTTGAGGTTATCACTAGAGCTAAATCTCTTCGGACATTCTTAGAAGTGAAGTCAATCGGAAACCTGCCTTGGTATTATTTGAGTAAAAGGGTTTTACAAGATATATTACCAAAAATGTGGTGTTTACGTGTGTTATCATTATGTGCATATGCAATAATTGATTTGCCTAAATCGATAGGTAATTTGAAACATTTGCGTTACTTGGATTTGTCTTTcacaatgattaaaaatttaccTGAATCAATATGTTGTTTATGCAATTTACAAACGATGATGCTGAGAAAATGTTCAAAACTCGATGAATTGCCTTCAAAGATGggaaaattgattaatttgcgCTATCTTGATATTGATGGATGTGGTTCATTGAGAGAAATGTCAAGTCATGGAATTGGTCGATTAAAAAGTTTACAAAGGTTGACTCAATTTATTGTGGGCCAAAACGATGGATTAAGAATTGGAGAATTGGGGGAGCTGTTAGAGATTCGAGGAAAACTTTGTATTTCAAACATGGAGAATGTGGTGAGTGTTAATGATGCATCAAGGGCTAATATGAAGGATAAAAGTTATCTTGATGAGTTAATCTTTGATTGGGGTGACGAGTGTACCAATGGTGTTACACAAAGTGGTGCAACAACGCATGATATACTCAACAAGTTACAACCTcatccaaatttaaaacaactctCCATCACAAACTATCCTGGTGAAGGATTTCCAAATTGGCTTGGAGATCCTTCAGTGTTGAATCTCGTGTCCCTTGAGCTTCGGGGTTGTGGCAATTGCTCAACATTGCCACCACTTGGACAGCTAACCCAGCTTAAATATCTGCAAATCTCAAGGATGAATGGAGTAGAGTGTGTGGGTGATGAGTTCTATGGGAATGCTTCCTTTCAATTCCTAGAAACACTATCATTCGAGGATATGAAGAACTGGGAGAAATGGTTATGTTGTGGAGAATTCCCTCGTCTCCAAAAGCTTTTTATACAAAAGTGTCCCAAACTCACTGGGAAATTACCAGAACAGCTTCTTTCATTGGTGGAACTTCAAATTCGTGAATGTCCGCAGCTGCTTACGGCTTCACTCACAGTTCCTGCAATTTGTCAATTCAGGATGATGGATTTTGGTAAACTGCAGTTGCAAATGGCAGGTTGTGACTTCACAGCTCTTCAAACttcagaaattgaaattttagatgTGTCTCAGTGGAGTCAACTTCCAATGGCACCACACCAGCTCTCAATTAGAGAATGTGATTATGCGGAGTCTCTGCTAGAGGAGGAAATCTCGCAAACCAACATACATGATCTGAAAATCTATGATTGTAGTTTTTCTAGATCCCTGCACAAAGTTGGTTTACCCACTACACTGAAATCACTATTCATCTCTGAGTGCTCGAAATTAGCGTTTCCCCTACCTGAGTTGTTCAGATGCCATCTCCCAGTCCTTGAAAGTCTAAAAATCAAACATGGTGTTATCGATGATTCTCTCTCGTTATCCTTCTCATTAGGCATCTTCCCCAAGTTGACTCATTTCACAATCGATGGTCTTAAGGGGCTTGAGAAGCTCTCGATTTTGGTTTCAGAGGGTGATCCCACATCTTTATGTTCCCTGTCTCTAGATGCTTGCCCTGATCTTGAATCTATCGAATTGCACGCTCTCAACTTGGAGTCTTGTTCGATTTATAGGTGCTCCAAGCTCAGGTCGT
Above is a genomic segment from Vitis riparia cultivar Riparia Gloire de Montpellier isolate 1030 chromosome 7, EGFV_Vit.rip_1.0, whole genome shotgun sequence containing:
- the LOC117919099 gene encoding putative disease resistance RPP13-like protein 1 — translated: MADALLSASLQVLFQRLASPELINFIRRRNLSDELLNELKRKLVVVLNVLDDAEVKQFSNPNVKEWLVHVKGAVYDAEDLLDEIATDALRCKMEAAGSQTGGTLKAWKWNKFSACVKAPFAIKSMEYGVRGTIDQLEKIAGEIVGLGLAEGGGEKRSPRPRSRMSTSLEDDSIVVGRDEIQKEMMEWLLSDNTTGGKMGVMSIVGMGGSGKTTLARLLYNDEGVKEHFDLKAWVCVSTEFLLIKLTKTILEEIRSPPTSADNLNLLQLQLKEELSNKKFLLVLDDVWNLKPRDEGYMELSDREGWNILRTPLLAAAEGSKIVMTSRDQSVATTMRAVPTHHLGKLSSEDSWSLFKKHAFEDRDPNAYLELERIGRQIVDKCQGLPLAVKALGCLLYSKVEKREWDDVLKSEIWHPQSGSEILPSLILSYHHLSLPLKHCFAYCSIFPQDHQFYKEKLILLWMAEGLLHPQQNEGTRMEEIAACSDWASM